TGTTCCCGTCTTCCCACTCTATCGTTTCATTAGACCCTTTCGTTGATCCAGTTAAAAACTTATATCCGCTATTGGTATCCATAAATACGACTTTACGGTATTCAGGGTGTGTGTTTTGTTTCATAATATAAAACCTCCTGTTTGATTAAATCGTAACCATTACGTTTTATATTAAAACATGAATAACAGATTGTTGCAAGTCAGATGCTTCTATAAAATCTTCTATTGAATGAAGTTTTTTATTTTGTGCTAAACTTAAAGGAATGAATTGATTATGAAAGGTTGATATAGATGACAAACACAATCAGATTAACTTCACTATCTTCAAAAGGCGGATGCGGCTGTAAGATCGGTCCTGCTGATCTGTCACAGGTACTTAAAAACCTCCCGCAGGCAGAAGCAAACCCAAACCTGCTTGTCGGTCTGGATACGAGTGATGATGCAGGCGTTTATAAGATCAATGAAGAAACTGCTCTTGTACAGACACTTGATTTTTTTACACCAATTGTTGATGACCCTTATGATTTCGGCCAGATTGCTGCTGCCAATGCAATTAGTGATGTCTATGCAATGGGCGGTACACCACTGACTGCATTGAACATCGTGGCATTTCCAATCTCAACGCTTGATAAGAGTATTCTGACTGATATCCTTCGCGGTGCAGGTGATAAGTTGAAAGAAGCCGGCGTCACACTTGTAGGCGGACACTCAATTGATGATCAGGAACCGAAGTTTGGCCTTGCTGTAACCGGTACTGTTCACCCTGATAAGGTCAGAGCCAATGCCGGAGCGAAGCCTGGTGATAAACTGATTCTGACGAAGCCGATCGGGGTAGGAATTTCGACAACTGCACTTAAGAATGGTTTGTTAAATGATGAAGAAACGAAAAACGTTACAAAAGTGATGGCCACTCTTAATAAAAAGGCCGCTGAAACGATGGCTGATTTTGATGTGCATGCAGCAACAGATGTAACCGGCTTTGGATTGCTTGGACACGCTTCAGAAATGGCAGAAGGCAGTCATACCGGGATCCGCATCTACAGTGATCAGGTTCCGGTTCTTCCACGTGTACGTGAGCTGGCTGAGGGCGGCACTATCCCAGGTGGTACGAAAAATAACTATGCTCACCTCGATGGCAAGGTGATCTTCCCTGAGGAGATGGATCAGATTGACCGATATATTCTGTGTGATGCTGTAACATCAGGCGGGCTTTTAATCTCAGTTTCTGATCAGGATGCCGATGAGTTGCTGAAAAAGCTGCGCTCAGAACAGGTGGATGCACATATCATTGGTGAAGTTACAGATGATCATGCAGGAAAGATCAATGTTCAATCGTCTGAAGGTGAACAGCGTTGACCCGGGAGATCAGCTTAGATGACTTGATGAAAGTACATGAGAATAACGAACGGATCCTTGTTGATGTGCGTTCCCCGGGAGAATTTGAGGAAGGCTCTATCCCGGGAAGTATTAACATTCCTGTTTTTGATAATGAAGAGCGTGCAGAAATCGGTACGATCTACAAACAGGTTGGACAAGAAGAAGCAAAAGAGCGTGGACTCGAAATTTTCGCTGCAAAGCTGCCCCAATTTGTGAAACAGTTCAAGTCATTAGGCGGGCCGGTCTCTGTTTTCTGCTGGCGCGGCGGGATGAGAAGTAAAACAGCTGCTACTATGACTGAATTAATGGGCGTGGATGTGAACCGTCTGACAGGCGGGATACGGACTTATCGTCAGTGGGTTGTGAAGTCCCTTGAGGAATATGAATTCACCCCTGAATTGCTTGTATTAAATGGATACACCGGAACAGGTAAGACTGTCATTCTGAACCGTCTGAAGGATGAGGGCTATCCAGTCATTGACCTTGAAATGATGGCAGGCCACAGAGGCTCTGTGTTTGGACAGATCG
This region of Jeotgalibacillus malaysiensis genomic DNA includes:
- a CDS encoding 50S ribosomal protein L31, translated to MKQNTHPEYRKVVFMDTNSGYKFLTGSTKGSNETIEWEDGNTYPLLKVEVSSDSHPFYTGRQKFADKDGRAERFKKKYNL
- a CDS encoding segregation protein B; the encoded protein is MTNTIRLTSLSSKGGCGCKIGPADLSQVLKNLPQAEANPNLLVGLDTSDDAGVYKINEETALVQTLDFFTPIVDDPYDFGQIAAANAISDVYAMGGTPLTALNIVAFPISTLDKSILTDILRGAGDKLKEAGVTLVGGHSIDDQEPKFGLAVTGTVHPDKVRANAGAKPGDKLILTKPIGVGISTTALKNGLLNDEETKNVTKVMATLNKKAAETMADFDVHAATDVTGFGLLGHASEMAEGSHTGIRIYSDQVPVLPRVRELAEGGTIPGGTKNNYAHLDGKVIFPEEMDQIDRYILCDAVTSGGLLISVSDQDADELLKKLRSEQVDAHIIGEVTDDHAGKINVQSSEGEQR
- a CDS encoding tRNA 2-selenouridine synthase translates to MTREISLDDLMKVHENNERILVDVRSPGEFEEGSIPGSINIPVFDNEERAEIGTIYKQVGQEEAKERGLEIFAAKLPQFVKQFKSLGGPVSVFCWRGGMRSKTAATMTELMGVDVNRLTGGIRTYRQWVVKSLEEYEFTPELLVLNGYTGTGKTVILNRLKDEGYPVIDLEMMAGHRGSVFGQIGLNPSNQKKFDSLLVTELRKLKHSPYILIEGESRRIGRVHMPDFLHTKKEKAPQLFLDLPADVRVQNILDDYQPDEMPEQFMEAFSKIERRIHTPISREIKQYLTNGDFREAFRLLLIHYYDPRYEHAISSQDGDHAFIQADSMEEAYEKVKAAADSFRLTSSRQH